A genomic region of Dickeya solani IPO 2222 contains the following coding sequences:
- a CDS encoding type III PLP-dependent enzyme, which produces MAKLPQHVHDVIVRLQQQHTDPLAAFVYDLTALRQHVGEVMAALPPGVELYYAIKANSEKPILDALAPLVHGFEISSGGEIARVAGCDTRKPFVFSGPGKLDSDFDLALEQGVEAVHVESRHEIARLQQRAKQHGVVQPVFIRINPELASSLTSKLAMAGTPTPFGMDEADLADAVREVDNASHLQLKGFHVHAMSHQMVVARHQQLLDLYLTRWPQWRALSAHPQHITHLNVGGGIGVPYLTPERFDWPALCDYLRTRLAQQPDAPIVRFEPGRFISAYCGYYAIEVLDKKRSHGKHFLVCRGGTHQFRLPVAQGHDHPVIHLPLASAPTTGETRDWTVVGQLCTPKDVLSRDQRLTDVNIGDLLVLPLAGAYGYNISHADFLCHPRPGQYFITDEGLITDALFTTDDGMTADVAGAVSRVE; this is translated from the coding sequence GCTGCCTCAGCACGTTCACGATGTGATTGTCCGCCTGCAACAGCAGCATACCGACCCGCTGGCGGCGTTTGTGTACGACCTGACGGCGCTGCGCCAGCACGTCGGCGAGGTGATGGCGGCGCTGCCGCCGGGCGTCGAACTCTATTACGCCATCAAAGCCAACAGTGAAAAACCGATTCTGGACGCGCTCGCGCCGTTGGTGCACGGTTTTGAAATCTCGTCGGGCGGTGAAATCGCGCGCGTGGCCGGTTGCGACACACGCAAACCCTTCGTGTTCTCCGGGCCGGGAAAGCTGGACTCTGACTTCGACCTGGCGCTGGAACAGGGCGTGGAAGCGGTACATGTTGAGAGTCGCCACGAGATTGCGCGCCTGCAACAGCGGGCGAAGCAGCACGGCGTGGTCCAGCCGGTGTTCATCCGCATCAATCCGGAACTGGCGTCGTCGCTGACCAGCAAGCTGGCGATGGCCGGAACGCCGACGCCGTTCGGCATGGATGAAGCCGACCTGGCGGATGCGGTGCGGGAGGTGGATAACGCCAGCCATCTGCAACTGAAAGGATTTCATGTCCACGCCATGTCGCACCAGATGGTGGTGGCGCGGCACCAGCAACTGCTGGATCTCTACCTGACGCGCTGGCCGCAGTGGAGAGCGCTGTCCGCGCATCCGCAGCATATCACCCACCTGAACGTGGGCGGCGGCATCGGCGTGCCGTACCTGACGCCGGAGCGTTTCGACTGGCCGGCGCTGTGCGATTACCTGCGCACGCGGCTGGCGCAACAGCCGGACGCGCCGATTGTCCGTTTTGAACCGGGGCGTTTCATCAGCGCCTACTGCGGTTATTACGCCATCGAGGTGCTGGATAAAAAGCGCAGCCACGGCAAACATTTTCTGGTTTGTCGCGGCGGCACCCATCAGTTCCGCCTGCCGGTAGCGCAGGGGCACGATCATCCGGTGATCCACCTGCCGCTGGCGTCGGCGCCGACAACCGGCGAGACGCGCGACTGGACGGTGGTCGGCCAGCTGTGCACGCCGAAAGATGTGCTCAGCCGCGACCAGCGCCTGACCGACGTCAATATCGGTGATCTGCTGGTATTGCCGCTGGCGGGCGCCTACGGCTACAACATTTCTCATGCCGACTTCCTGTGTCATCCGCGTCCCGGTCAGTATTTCATCACTGATGAGGGTCTTATTACTGACGCGCTTTTCACTACTGACGACGGCATGACGGCGGATGTGGCCGGAGCGGTGAGCCGTGTGGAATAA
- a CDS encoding DHA2 family efflux MFS transporter permease subunit encodes MWNNAVPRWLVVVNVLLGTTTVSLNNSTLNPALPAFIEVFHIGPLLATWIVAAFMVSMGMTMPLTGYLGYRLGNKPLYLLGVALFISGSLLGMLADSISLVIAARTVQGVASGLMIPLSLTLIFSVYPKQERGGITGVWGAIVMLAPALGPLCGGILLEWFSWRALFAMNIPVGALALLMGLVVLPKTAPGERKPFDMTGYVLVSAGIGLLMVGAGRLHHAAALANPLNLLMLLAAAVCLTAFVRVELRKREPLLNLRIFQLHGYRLSVVIAVVQSVGMFECLVLLPMLVQMVMGYSAIWTGLALLCTALFASLFGKIGGSLLDRHGPSRVVGVGVLLTALATVGLGMAGAQTSIGVVFGWMMLRGAGLGLSYMPVTTAGLNVLPEILVTQGAAMNNISRRLVSSLAIVMASLYLEFRLADSGLAHEAVRAAAISETFIATGMLILLALPCALRFPTATDEAAANALLAGASTLPAGTRESR; translated from the coding sequence GTGTGGAATAACGCCGTCCCCCGTTGGCTGGTGGTGGTCAATGTGCTGCTCGGCACCACGACCGTCAGCCTGAATAACAGTACGCTCAATCCGGCGCTGCCGGCGTTTATCGAGGTGTTTCATATCGGGCCGCTGCTCGCCACCTGGATCGTGGCGGCGTTCATGGTCAGCATGGGCATGACCATGCCGTTGACCGGCTATCTCGGGTACCGGCTGGGCAACAAACCGCTCTATTTGCTGGGCGTGGCGCTGTTTATCAGCGGTTCGCTGTTGGGGATGCTGGCGGATTCCATCTCGCTGGTGATCGCCGCCCGGACGGTGCAGGGCGTCGCCAGCGGGTTGATGATCCCGCTGTCGTTGACGCTGATTTTTTCGGTGTACCCCAAACAGGAACGGGGCGGCATTACCGGCGTCTGGGGCGCCATCGTGATGCTGGCCCCGGCGCTGGGGCCGCTGTGCGGCGGCATTCTGCTGGAGTGGTTCAGCTGGCGGGCGCTGTTCGCCATGAACATTCCTGTCGGCGCGCTGGCGCTGCTGATGGGGCTGGTGGTGCTGCCGAAAACCGCACCGGGTGAGCGCAAACCGTTCGATATGACCGGCTATGTGTTGGTGTCCGCCGGCATCGGGTTGCTGATGGTCGGCGCCGGACGATTGCATCATGCCGCGGCGCTGGCTAATCCACTCAATCTCCTGATGCTACTGGCGGCTGCGGTTTGCCTGACCGCGTTTGTCCGCGTCGAGCTGCGTAAGCGCGAACCGCTGCTTAACCTGCGTATTTTTCAACTGCACGGCTATCGGCTGAGCGTGGTGATCGCCGTGGTGCAGTCGGTCGGGATGTTCGAGTGTCTGGTGTTGTTGCCGATGCTGGTGCAGATGGTGATGGGGTACAGCGCTATCTGGACCGGGCTGGCGCTGTTGTGCACCGCGCTGTTCGCCAGCCTGTTCGGCAAGATAGGCGGCAGCCTGCTCGACCGTCACGGCCCGTCGCGGGTAGTGGGCGTCGGGGTATTGCTGACCGCGCTGGCGACCGTCGGGTTGGGCATGGCGGGCGCGCAGACGTCGATTGGCGTGGTGTTCGGCTGGATGATGCTGCGCGGTGCCGGGCTGGGGCTGTCCTACATGCCGGTCACCACCGCCGGGCTGAATGTGCTGCCGGAAATTCTGGTCACGCAGGGCGCCGCGATGAACAACATTTCGCGTCGGCTGGTGTCGTCGCTGGCAATCGTGATGGCGTCGCTGTACCTCGAATTCCGGCTGGCGGACAGCGGGCTGGCGCACGAAGCCGTACGCGCCGCCGCCATCAGCGAAACCTTTATCGCCACCGGCATGCTGATCTTACTGGCGCTGCCGTGCGCCCTGCGTTTTCCCACGGCAACCGATGAGGCGGCGGCGAACGCCCTATTGGCCGGCGCGTCGACGTTGCCGGCAGGTACGCGGGAGTCGCGCTGA
- a CDS encoding IucA/IucC family protein codes for METLSPVVFQDTACDWLPHMDAQRYQLVEQRVVGQLLQTLLYEDVLPYRRTPIGDGNSQFAITGRDAQQVPVEYRCNGLFSDSFDLIRLDYASVRRIGPDGDAQSPNLHQMLEELLGEQESNPFLTRFVQELEQTQLKDLQSRAQDYQPGKPAHQLSFDQLERHFMDAHSYHPCYKSRIGFSLQDNAQWGPEFGQPFAIVWLALAKPLASANHSSKLDLDDFLQTEFGAARWQAFGEQLARQGRKAQDYQLIPVHPWQWKNVIAPVFYPELVSGELIYLGASDDRWQAQQSIRTLANVTEKTRPYVKLAMSMTNTSSTRILARHTVMNGPIITDWLQQLIDTDQTARNLKFVILGEVAGVSFDTQPLPATRMAQAYGVMGAIWRESIHQYLQPDEQAVPFNGLSHVEHRYDGGEQAPFIDAWIRQYGLEAWTRQLLQVTVSPIIHMLYAEGIGMESHGQNIVLVVRDGWPQRIALKDFHDGVRYSPDHLARPAMRPDLVPLPASHAKINRNSFILTEDVNAVRDFTCDSFFFICLAEMAIFLRRHYPLPEAQFWEMTAEVVLRYQAEHPQHRSRYSLFDVFAPTYEVEELTKRRLLGDGERRFKSVPNPLHLFRPSSC; via the coding sequence ATGGAAACATTATCCCCCGTCGTATTTCAGGACACCGCCTGCGACTGGCTGCCGCACATGGATGCGCAGCGTTATCAGCTGGTGGAACAGCGTGTGGTCGGGCAACTGCTGCAAACGCTGCTGTACGAGGATGTGCTGCCTTATCGTCGCACGCCGATCGGCGACGGCAACAGCCAGTTTGCGATAACCGGGCGCGATGCGCAGCAGGTGCCGGTGGAGTACCGCTGCAACGGGTTGTTTAGCGACAGCTTCGACCTGATCCGCCTCGACTACGCCAGCGTGCGTCGTATCGGTCCTGACGGCGACGCGCAGTCGCCCAACCTGCATCAGATGCTGGAAGAACTGCTGGGCGAGCAGGAGAGCAATCCATTCCTGACGCGTTTCGTACAGGAACTGGAGCAGACCCAACTGAAGGATTTGCAGTCGCGAGCGCAGGATTATCAACCCGGAAAACCGGCGCATCAGCTCAGTTTCGACCAGCTGGAGCGCCACTTTATGGACGCCCACAGCTACCATCCCTGCTACAAGTCGCGTATCGGCTTCAGCCTGCAGGATAATGCCCAGTGGGGGCCGGAGTTCGGCCAGCCTTTCGCCATCGTCTGGCTGGCGCTGGCGAAGCCTCTGGCGTCTGCCAACCACTCGTCCAAACTGGATCTGGACGATTTCCTGCAAACCGAATTCGGCGCGGCGCGCTGGCAGGCGTTTGGCGAACAGCTGGCGCGTCAGGGGCGCAAAGCGCAAGACTATCAACTGATACCGGTGCACCCGTGGCAGTGGAAAAACGTGATTGCGCCGGTGTTTTATCCGGAGCTGGTCAGCGGCGAGCTGATTTACCTCGGCGCTTCCGATGACCGCTGGCAGGCGCAGCAGTCCATCCGTACGCTGGCTAACGTGACGGAGAAAACGCGCCCTTACGTCAAGCTGGCGATGAGCATGACCAACACCTCCAGCACCCGCATTCTGGCGCGGCACACGGTAATGAACGGACCGATCATCACCGACTGGCTGCAGCAGTTGATCGACACCGACCAGACCGCCCGTAACCTGAAATTCGTGATTCTCGGCGAGGTCGCCGGCGTGAGTTTCGACACCCAGCCGCTGCCCGCCACCCGTATGGCGCAGGCCTACGGCGTGATGGGCGCGATCTGGCGCGAAAGCATCCATCAGTATTTACAACCGGACGAACAGGCGGTGCCGTTCAACGGGTTGAGCCATGTCGAACACCGTTACGACGGCGGCGAGCAAGCGCCGTTTATCGATGCCTGGATTCGTCAGTACGGGCTGGAAGCCTGGACCCGTCAGCTGCTGCAAGTCACCGTGTCACCGATCATCCACATGCTGTACGCCGAAGGCATCGGCATGGAGTCGCACGGTCAGAATATCGTGCTGGTGGTGCGCGATGGCTGGCCGCAGCGTATTGCGCTTAAAGATTTCCACGATGGCGTGCGTTATTCGCCGGACCATCTGGCGCGCCCCGCCATGCGCCCGGATCTGGTGCCGCTGCCCGCCAGCCACGCCAAAATCAACCGCAATTCCTTCATTCTTACCGAGGATGTCAACGCGGTGCGTGATTTCACCTGCGACTCGTTCTTCTTCATCTGTCTGGCGGAAATGGCGATCTTCCTGCGCCGACATTACCCACTGCCGGAAGCGCAGTTCTGGGAAATGACGGCGGAGGTGGTGCTGCGTTATCAGGCCGAGCATCCGCAACACCGCTCGCGCTACAGCTTGTTTGATGTGTTTGCGCCGACCTACGAGGTGGAGGAGCTAACCAAACGCCGGTTGCTGGGCGACGGCGAGCGCCGCTTTAAATCGGTGCCGAACCCGTTGCACCTGTTCAGACCGTCGTCATGCTAA
- a CDS encoding HpcH/HpaI aldolase family protein: MLRTNQLKRKLAAGSPVYGLIASIPSPVSVELIAEAGFDFVIIDTEHVLINPETVENMIRVAESYALTPLVRVADANPKTMLRLLDGGAQGIVLPMVEQAEQVRAAVRACHYHPQGERSLNSGRPGAFGKHSLAEYVALANREIMLVAMIESAEGVRQADAIAAVEGLDMILEGAADLSQSLGMPWQTAAAPVQAALAEVRRAADAHAVAYCAIPRQHDDHARWREQGVHAFVLGDERGIAFRALQARLAATISAEGQ; this comes from the coding sequence ATGCTAAGAACCAACCAACTCAAGCGCAAGCTGGCGGCGGGTTCGCCGGTATACGGGTTGATTGCCTCGATCCCTTCACCGGTGTCGGTGGAGTTGATCGCCGAAGCCGGGTTCGATTTCGTGATTATCGATACCGAACATGTGCTGATTAACCCGGAAACGGTGGAGAACATGATCCGGGTGGCGGAAAGCTACGCGCTGACGCCGCTGGTGCGCGTGGCCGACGCTAACCCCAAAACTATGCTGCGCCTGCTGGACGGCGGCGCGCAGGGCATCGTGCTGCCGATGGTGGAACAGGCCGAGCAGGTACGCGCGGCGGTGCGCGCCTGCCACTACCACCCGCAGGGCGAGCGCAGCCTTAACAGCGGCCGTCCCGGCGCATTCGGCAAGCACAGCCTGGCGGAATACGTTGCGCTGGCGAACCGGGAAATCATGCTGGTGGCGATGATCGAAAGCGCCGAGGGCGTGCGTCAGGCCGACGCGATCGCCGCTGTAGAGGGGCTGGACATGATTCTCGAAGGCGCGGCGGATCTCTCCCAGTCGCTGGGGATGCCGTGGCAGACCGCGGCAGCGCCGGTGCAGGCGGCGCTGGCCGAGGTGCGGCGGGCCGCCGACGCGCATGCCGTGGCGTATTGCGCCATTCCCCGCCAGCACGACGATCATGCACGCTGGCGCGAGCAGGGCGTGCACGCTTTTGTATTGGGCGACGAACGCGGTATCGCGTTTCGTGCTTTACAGGCCAGACTGGCCGCAACGATTTCAGCAGAAGGACAATGA
- a CDS encoding IucA/IucC family protein produces the protein MDSNAMKTTSHYKDAGHSVMQDLVDCLLAEEFFGPQLLALYTPNEWRQQYGQPVPFGALDSAACLWRWCSDEREQRHLVVALRPGITQRWEKVPDTMVYAWQQGGNDWRELEPESFMNLVFAGQHGEEGNAGDTHAAENNAKGQALFLDVLNTSVEQTALSREHRIDTDNLLTRSNADFFHVMERWASLRDRPFHPTAKAKQGLNAEEYRRYVAEFAEPVALNWVAVAKDRLQCGDGISDTADQYPAGYLLPQAEQVALQQELAARGIADTHIALPVHPWQFDHILETQLGDAFRNGDCHRLDFSAARYLPTSSLRSMTPCFASADYLKLPMAVYSLGASRYLPAVKMINGGLSEALLRQAHDKDAVLQERLYLCDEGKWWAFMPPQATLFDEAPRHLSAMVRSYPSALFDDPDYRLMPMAALGTPLPGSSRHFFDDWLAYRGLPTNADSVLTLFAELCHCFFDINFRMFRLGMLGEIHGQNAVLVWKAGQAHGLLLRDHDSLRIHVPTLEQNGMQDPMYRIKQGHANTLYHERLDDLLFWLQTLGIQVNMRAIIETLSLTYEVEAATLWGVMRREINGAIDRAGFAADTQAMLKTRLFDAPNWPQKLLITPMIARAGGPGSMPFGKGEVINPFQSIIVNKQ, from the coding sequence ATGGACAGTAATGCGATGAAAACGACGTCTCACTACAAGGATGCCGGTCACAGCGTGATGCAGGATCTGGTGGATTGCCTGCTGGCCGAGGAGTTCTTTGGCCCGCAACTCCTGGCGTTGTACACCCCCAATGAGTGGCGGCAGCAGTACGGCCAACCGGTGCCGTTCGGCGCACTGGATAGCGCGGCCTGCCTGTGGCGCTGGTGCAGCGACGAACGTGAACAGCGTCATCTGGTGGTGGCGTTGCGCCCCGGTATTACCCAGCGTTGGGAAAAAGTGCCGGACACGATGGTTTACGCCTGGCAGCAGGGCGGCAATGACTGGCGTGAACTGGAGCCGGAAAGCTTTATGAATCTGGTGTTCGCCGGCCAGCACGGTGAAGAAGGCAATGCCGGTGACACTCATGCCGCGGAAAATAATGCTAAAGGGCAGGCGCTGTTTCTGGATGTGCTTAACACCAGCGTCGAGCAGACCGCGCTGTCGCGCGAGCACCGCATCGATACCGATAACCTGCTGACGCGCAGCAACGCCGATTTCTTCCATGTGATGGAGCGGTGGGCGTCGCTGCGCGATCGTCCGTTCCACCCGACGGCGAAAGCCAAACAGGGGCTGAATGCGGAAGAATACCGCCGCTACGTGGCCGAGTTCGCCGAGCCGGTGGCGCTGAACTGGGTGGCGGTGGCGAAAGATCGCCTGCAATGCGGCGACGGCATCAGCGATACGGCTGACCAGTATCCGGCGGGCTATTTGCTGCCGCAGGCGGAACAGGTTGCACTGCAACAGGAACTGGCTGCGCGCGGTATCGCCGACACCCACATCGCCTTGCCGGTGCACCCGTGGCAGTTCGACCACATTCTGGAAACCCAACTGGGCGACGCCTTTCGCAACGGCGACTGCCACCGGCTGGATTTCAGCGCCGCCCGCTATCTGCCGACCTCGTCACTGCGCTCAATGACGCCGTGCTTCGCCAGCGCCGATTACCTCAAACTGCCGATGGCGGTCTATTCACTGGGGGCGTCGCGTTACCTGCCGGCGGTGAAAATGATCAACGGCGGGCTGAGCGAAGCGCTGCTGCGTCAGGCACATGACAAGGACGCGGTGTTGCAGGAACGGCTTTACCTGTGCGACGAAGGCAAGTGGTGGGCGTTTATGCCGCCGCAGGCCACGTTGTTTGACGAAGCGCCGCGCCACCTGTCGGCGATGGTGCGCAGTTATCCGTCAGCGCTGTTCGACGACCCGGACTACCGCCTGATGCCGATGGCGGCGCTGGGTACGCCGCTGCCGGGCAGCAGCCGTCATTTCTTTGACGACTGGCTGGCGTATCGCGGCTTGCCGACGAACGCCGATTCGGTCTTGACATTGTTCGCTGAGCTTTGTCATTGTTTCTTCGACATTAATTTCCGCATGTTCCGGTTGGGGATGCTGGGCGAGATCCACGGCCAGAATGCGGTGCTGGTATGGAAAGCCGGTCAGGCCCACGGCCTGCTGCTGCGCGATCACGACTCGCTGCGCATCCACGTGCCGACGCTGGAACAGAACGGCATGCAGGACCCGATGTACCGTATCAAGCAGGGCCATGCCAACACGCTTTACCACGAGCGTCTGGACGATCTGCTGTTCTGGCTGCAAACGCTGGGCATTCAGGTCAACATGCGGGCGATTATCGAAACGCTGTCGCTGACCTATGAGGTGGAAGCCGCGACGCTGTGGGGCGTGATGCGCCGTGAAATCAACGGCGCCATTGACCGTGCCGGCTTTGCCGCCGACACGCAGGCGATGCTGAAAACCCGCTTGTTCGACGCGCCGAACTGGCCGCAGAAACTGCTGATTACCCCGATGATCGCCCGCGCCGGCGGACCGGGGAGTATGCCGTTCGGCAAGGGGGAAGTGATTAATCCATTTCAGTCCATTATTGTTAACAAACAATAG
- a CDS encoding ABC transporter substrate-binding protein: protein MNEYLLSRRRLLRLSLSLLPLGLGRPALAQSLFMPQRVITLFQGATDTAVALGITPAGVVDSWSEKPMYRYLRQALAGVPHVGLETQPSLEDIVLLKPDAIVASRFRHQRLEPLLSQIAPVVMLDEIYQFKKTVQVMGQALQRQAVADQLLQHWQQRVSWLREQLQRKFGGDWPPTVSILDIREDHIRSYLPGSFPGSVLSELGFGWSDASRTQPGVSLKLTNKESIPVVDADIFFIFLRSESPSVQRNYESLIRHPLWQQLRAPRRNQVWVVNGVTWSLSGGILGANMMLDDIARVTGIAGGAS from the coding sequence GTGAATGAGTATTTACTTTCGCGCCGCCGATTGCTGCGGTTGTCGTTAAGCCTGTTGCCACTGGGACTGGGCCGGCCTGCGCTGGCCCAGTCCTTGTTTATGCCGCAACGGGTCATTACCCTGTTTCAGGGCGCCACGGATACCGCGGTGGCGCTGGGGATAACGCCCGCCGGCGTAGTGGATTCGTGGAGCGAGAAGCCGATGTATCGCTACCTGCGTCAGGCGCTGGCCGGGGTGCCGCATGTGGGGCTGGAAACGCAACCCAGCCTGGAAGACATCGTGCTGCTGAAGCCCGACGCTATCGTCGCGTCGCGCTTTCGTCATCAGCGGCTGGAGCCGCTGCTGTCGCAGATTGCGCCGGTGGTGATGCTGGATGAAATCTATCAGTTCAAAAAAACGGTGCAGGTGATGGGGCAGGCGCTCCAGCGTCAGGCGGTGGCCGATCAGTTGCTGCAACACTGGCAGCAGCGGGTGAGCTGGCTGCGCGAGCAGTTGCAGCGCAAATTCGGCGGCGACTGGCCGCCGACCGTGTCGATACTGGATATCCGCGAAGACCATATCCGCAGCTATTTGCCCGGCAGTTTTCCCGGCTCGGTGCTGAGCGAATTGGGGTTCGGCTGGAGCGACGCCAGCCGAACCCAGCCGGGCGTGTCCCTCAAACTGACCAACAAAGAGAGCATCCCGGTGGTGGATGCCGACATCTTTTTCATTTTCCTGCGATCCGAGAGTCCGTCTGTGCAACGCAACTATGAATCCCTGATTCGCCACCCGCTGTGGCAGCAATTACGCGCCCCGCGGCGTAATCAGGTGTGGGTGGTGAATGGCGTCACCTGGAGCCTGTCCGGCGGTATTCTGGGCGCCAACATGATGCTGGACGATATCGCCCGGGTCACCGGCATCGCAGGAGGCGCGTCATGA
- a CDS encoding FecCD family ABC transporter permease has translation MSHAVIPAGTRIAPGQVLAGGGVCLLVLAVLSLMVGPMWIAPSQVLGALWHPDPLNVSHILVTSTRLSRTLIAIVVGASLAVAGALMQVLTRNPLASPGLFGINAGAMFFLIVCVSLFPKVAMSVWLWSAFAGAAVAGCLVWLIGTMGKGSLNPLRMVLAGAAITAMFAAFSQAMLVVNQEGLDTVLFWLAGSVADRELAMVLPLMGYCLAALAGALLLSGQVNVLNAGEAIARGLGQRTGRIRLLMSLLVVALAGGAVAMAGSIGFVGLIVPHMARKLLPADHRWLLPGCALLGACLLLLADILARVVIVPQEVPVGVMTALFGAPFFIFLLRRGGRYG, from the coding sequence ATGAGTCATGCCGTGATACCGGCCGGGACGCGGATAGCGCCCGGTCAGGTGCTGGCGGGCGGCGGTGTTTGCCTGCTGGTGCTGGCCGTCCTCAGTCTGATGGTCGGGCCGATGTGGATTGCGCCGTCGCAGGTGTTGGGCGCGCTGTGGCACCCGGACCCGCTCAACGTCAGCCATATTCTGGTCACCTCGACCCGCCTGTCCCGCACCCTGATCGCCATCGTGGTAGGCGCAAGTCTGGCGGTGGCGGGCGCGTTGATGCAGGTGCTGACACGCAACCCGCTGGCATCGCCGGGTCTGTTCGGCATCAACGCCGGGGCGATGTTTTTTCTGATTGTCTGTGTGTCGCTGTTTCCCAAAGTGGCGATGTCGGTGTGGCTGTGGTCGGCGTTTGCCGGTGCGGCGGTGGCCGGGTGTCTGGTGTGGCTGATCGGCACGATGGGCAAGGGCAGTCTTAACCCGTTGCGTATGGTGCTGGCGGGCGCGGCCATCACCGCCATGTTCGCCGCCTTCAGTCAGGCGATGCTGGTGGTGAATCAGGAAGGGCTGGATACGGTGCTGTTCTGGCTGGCGGGGTCGGTGGCCGATCGCGAACTGGCGATGGTGTTGCCGCTGATGGGCTACTGTCTGGCGGCGCTGGCAGGCGCACTGCTGCTGTCGGGGCAGGTCAACGTGCTGAACGCCGGGGAAGCCATCGCCCGTGGATTGGGGCAGCGCACCGGGCGCATCCGGCTGCTGATGAGCCTGCTGGTTGTGGCGTTGGCCGGCGGCGCGGTGGCGATGGCGGGCAGTATCGGCTTTGTCGGGCTGATTGTGCCGCACATGGCCCGCAAACTGTTGCCTGCCGACCACCGCTGGCTGCTGCCCGGCTGCGCGCTGCTGGGGGCGTGCCTGCTGCTGTTGGCGGATATCCTGGCGCGGGTGGTGATTGTGCCGCAGGAGGTGCCGGTTGGCGTGATGACCGCGCTGTTCGGCGCGCCGTTCTTTATTTTTCTGCTGCGGCGCGGAGGTCGTTATGGATAA